The Desulfofundulus salinus genome includes the window ACGTTCGGGGGGGCGGGAACGCCCCTCCATCCTGGCTGACGCCTTTGAGGCCCTTTTAGGGGCCATTTACCTCGACCAGGGGCTGGCAATGGCCAAAAAGGTTGCTCTTCAATACCTTAAGCCGGTTATTAAAGATGTGATGGAAGGTCGCGTGGAGCGGGACTATAAAACTGAATTGCAGGAAATCCTGCAAGAGGAAGGTAAAGTAGGCATCAGTTACGCCATTTTACGTGAGGAAGGTCCCGATCATCATAAAACCTTTACTGCCGCGGTATATTTTGGAGGTAAGGAGATGGGTCGGGGACAGGGGCGTTCGAAAAAAGAAGCGGAGCAACAGGCCGCATGCCGGGCACTGGCCAGGCTGGGATATCTCCACGGGACGGAGCAGTAGGAGGTTTTTAGGGATGGGGTTTTTTAACCGCCTGAAAGAGAGTTTAACGAAAACCCGCCAGGGTCTGGTGGAAAAAATCGAAAATCTCATTATCGGACGCCAGGCCATTGATGAAAGCCTCTTTGATGAGCTGGAGGAAGTGCTAATCGGAGCCGACGTGGGGGTGGAAACGGCCCTGGAGTTGATGGAAACCCTGCGCCGGCAGGTTAAAGAACGAAAGATAAAAGATCCCGAACAGTTAAAGCCCCTTTTGCAGGACCTCATCCAGGACATCTTAAGCACAGGCGAGAGGTCCCTTAACCGGGGTGGCCCCCCCACGGTAATCCTGGTAGTGGGGGTTAACGGCGTGGGCAAGACCACCACCATCGGTAAGCTGGCCCACTACTTCAAATCCCGGGGAGAGCGGGTACTTCTCGGGGCGGCGGATACCTTCCGGGCGGCGGCCATCGATCAGCTGGAGATCTGGGGCCGGCGGGTAGGAGTGGATGTGATCAAGCATAAAGAAGGGTCTGACCCGGCAGCCGTAGCCTATGATGCCCTGCAGGCGGCCAGGGCACGAAAAATGGACATGCTCATTATCGATACCGCCGGCCGGCTGCACACCAAAAGCAACCTCATGGATGAACTGAAAAAAATCCGCCGGGTGCTGGGTCGGGAACTGCCCGGGGCACCCCACGAGGTGTTGCTGGTGCTGGATGCCACCACAGGGCAAAATGCCATTTCCCAGGCCTGCCTGTTTGGCGAGGCCACCGGTGTGACGGGCATTGTCCTGACCAAGCTGGATGGTACGGCCAAGGGCGGGGTGATTATCGGCATCCGCCAGATCCTGGACATCCCGGTTAAATTCATTGGTATCGGTGAAGGAGTGGAGGACCTGCGTCCCTTTAACCCGCAGGAGTTTGTAGCCGCCTTATTTGAGAAATAGTCATTGCGAACCGGGTAGGAGGCCTGGTTTTCTTTTTACATCCCGGGGTGGATTTTTTGCTTTAATTGCTGCAAGAGGTTGAGCAATTCCGTGCCGTATTGTAATACGTCAATGTTGGTATTGTAAAT containing:
- the ftsY gene encoding signal recognition particle-docking protein FtsY, producing MGFFNRLKESLTKTRQGLVEKIENLIIGRQAIDESLFDELEEVLIGADVGVETALELMETLRRQVKERKIKDPEQLKPLLQDLIQDILSTGERSLNRGGPPTVILVVGVNGVGKTTTIGKLAHYFKSRGERVLLGAADTFRAAAIDQLEIWGRRVGVDVIKHKEGSDPAAVAYDALQAARARKMDMLIIDTAGRLHTKSNLMDELKKIRRVLGRELPGAPHEVLLVLDATTGQNAISQACLFGEATGVTGIVLTKLDGTAKGGVIIGIRQILDIPVKFIGIGEGVEDLRPFNPQEFVAALFEK
- the rnc gene encoding ribonuclease III; the encoded protein is MTGIEEKISVLKEKLGFLWQNEDLLRLALTHSSYAYEKNFRSQENNQRLEFLGDAVLELVVSDYLYRTYPGHTEGELTRLRAAVVCEPSLARTARELDLGSCLYMGRGEERSGGRERPSILADAFEALLGAIYLDQGLAMAKKVALQYLKPVIKDVMEGRVERDYKTELQEILQEEGKVGISYAILREEGPDHHKTFTAAVYFGGKEMGRGQGRSKKEAEQQAACRALARLGYLHGTEQ